AAAAGgcaaaacgaagaaaaggcATCTTAGCGTAACATACGGGCTCCCGTGCATTTTTAGTTTTGTTTGCGGTGATAAGCGGAGAAACTGACTAGCGTCATGACTGTCAATGTCGCGTCAGAGGTCTCGCCGCTACCATATGGTGAGCATCAAGGCAGCTTTCGGGGTGTTGTGGCGTGCTCTAACCGCGATGACGGCTACTTCAGCGGCGAGAACAACTACGTAGACACGTCAATCTACACCGGGTTTCGCTACCAATGCGTTGAGTACGCGCGCCGCTTTCTGCTGCTGACGACCGGCTGCGTCTTTGCGAACTGTGGCAGAGCCAGCGAGATCTACGCGATGGATCACATCACACACGTGGAGACGGGGGCGCAGTACACTCTCCATCGCCACCACAACGACGGCACAGCAACGCAGAAGCCGGCGCCGGGTGACATCATCGTCTACCCTTACCACCCAGAACTAACTCCATGGGGTCACGTTGGTGTCATATCCTTCGTTGACGATAACCGCGTCGGCATCGCAGAGCAGAACCACTACTTCGGCCCTTTCACCTCGCCGAATGAGTCGTACCTCGACGGTGAGCGGTGCGTCGAACGGTACGCCATGCTCACGTTCGACGAGGCGACCAAGACATGGCACATCAGGGAACCGGGCTCGATGCCGAGTGCCGCGGGTTGGCTGTCGTACCCTGATGCGCCGACCCGCGAGCAGATTCACGCGCCGTTCACGCCGCTTCCCTGCGCGATCAAGGTGCGCTCGACCCCATTCGACCAAGACGACCATCCTTTCCTCACACACTACCACCTGCACAACGGCTTCGACATCCCCAGCGGGTGTGTGAGGCATGCGTACGGCATGCGAAACGGCACCGCCGAAACGTTGGTAGGCGCgacaagcgccgccgcacgcgtgCTGCGGTTTACACTTCATCTTCTTTTccgtcgcggccgcctcggcccTTCCTTTCGCGCGTTACCCACGAATCCGCTGAACGCCACACTGCCGGAGGGTGCGGGTGCAAGCGCGGAGGCATGTCGCGAGGTGGACGCACTCTTCAAGGTGCTCGCCGAGAAAGATGTCGTCAATGCCACCGAGACGACCCCCGATAGGCTGCGTCAGGCTGTGGCAACTTACTTTGACATCCCAATCGAGTGGATGATGGCCATGGAGCGGGACTTCGCGAAAGGGGAGACACACATGGCAGCGGTCGTCAGCTTCTACCCGAACATCGAGACAGACTCGGCCGCCCTGGAGGCGTttcgcgcagcacgcaagCGTTCAGGGACATGGGCAGCGCCGGCCGTTGGGACGGTGCCGCGGACAACAGCCAACGCCAGTACCCCCGTCGCCGAAGAGCCCCTCGCCGTGAGCTACCCAGCTACTGCCGAGGAGTTCCCAGTCAAGAACCCTCATGATGAGGCGTGGCACGTGGCAAAAGTGAACTTCGGCAACGCGCGCGTCATGACAGAGCTGTCGCAGCTCAATaaggtgcagcaggagctgacGGGGACGATCGCGCTCATGACACCATCCATGCGCCCCTTCATCTCCACGCAGTACCGCATGGACTTTGCGGGCTACCTCAAGGTCGTTGAGGCCGTCTACGGCCCTCGCACTAGCTTCACGATTGTCATGAGCGATGACCAACCGATGGACGGCTTGCTGCGGGAGCTTGTCTGGACCCTGCAGAATTTGTGCGAGCTCGTCGAGTACCCGGTCCGCGTTGTGAATGAGAAGGACCTGACGTTTGTGAATGGCAAGCtgcacgccacgccgtcAGCGGTCTCTCCAGAGGCGGGCAGCCGAACGACCAACATCGCGCCTAGTGGGGCGTACGATGTGAACTTTGTGTACGCGCTGTGCGAATGGCCGCGCATTTTGGCCGACAGAGAGGCCACCCACGCTGCCCTGTACCTCGCCGCTGTGGACCCAGCGTCGGATGTTGTGTTTGCGAAGCCGCTGTGGTCGTGCCTCTGCTCTGGTGCGGTGAACGtcagcgacgacgcagagAGGGCGCACGACAGTCATTCGCCGCGCTCCACGTCGGTGCGCTTCTTCgatgtgtgccgccgcctgtaTCTGCTGGCAtcgccgaagcagcagccgaaAACATGGGATTTAGAAGTATCCGAGTACAAGGATAGCTGCCGCCGCATTCACGTCGACGCCGAGACGGTGCCGATGCACTCTCCAGCCCACCTCAACGCCGACTCCCTCATGATCAATCTAGCGGGGAGCTGCTACATGGGACACGTCGGCGGCACACTGAGTGTTGAATCGGAGAACACCGGCGTCCACGCCGGCCACCCGGCTTCCCTCATGTTCATGTTTCCCGCCGACTAGCGACGCCAGGCGAGGGATCCCCAGACGATGAGGGCAGAGGTGGCCGCGATATGGGGGTGAGGgacgcggccgcagcgcggctctgtcgctgctgacaCGGTTTGTCGAGTGGCCTAGGCCTGTAAGCCTGCGTTTGCGTTTGGTGTGTTTCTATATGTGCAGGtgcggagggaggaggaggaggagacaagTGCGCGGGCAGAaggccgcgcgcgcgcagacgtGGACGGCGACAGATAGCGAGACCAGATCTCCGCCCTTTACCCACCCTCTTACCCTCAGCCTCCCTATTAATCTTGGTGTGCCATGGACGACCGATGTCTGCCTTTCTCCACGCGAGACCGCGACCCTTCCCCCTGGTGCCCCCGACGCCTTGTCTTGTCCACGCGGTAGAGCGCCCCCGCCGTCGGGCGTGTGCCATGTAGCTGGCGCGTGTGGCTCTGTTGGCGTTCGATGATGTCGAAGAGCCCCGTCGGCGGTTCTCACTCCTGGGCTCGGAAAACGGCTCTGGCGCAAGACCAAGGAGATGCATGCAGCCTATCCTACCGCGGGTGCCACGCGTTCAcgtgcagcaccaccgtgAGCCACCGCCCATCCTCTCTCCAtaggagggtgggggtgggggcgtaCACCAGTGCTTTTCCGAGCGAAGGGGTGCGCTTATCCACATCATTCATCAATCTaatctccctctctcgcctcgtTTTCAGCCGCACGCCAACGCCGAGAATGTCTGCGACGGCCGAGTCGTCCGCAGTCGGCTCCAGCTTCTTCCTCGGCATGAACCCGTCGCCACAAGCGTTCGCCAAGTATGCCAAGAAGCACAACATCTTTCTTCATCCGGATGTAGCGTTTCTGGTCCCAACCAAGACGATGGGCATGGGCGTGTTTGCCGCCCGCCCGCTTCACGCCGGCACGGTGGTGATTAGCTGTCCCGAGACCTCCGGGGTATCCCCATACATGAAGGAAGTGCCCACCTCGCCCTGTGTGGCCGCCCTGCACGCGAGTCCGACTGCCATGGAGGACGCAGCGCTTTTTGATGCCCTGGTGCTCATGGCGGAGCTAGGCCGAGAAAactcgccgtggcggccgtggcTGGAGGTCTGCCCACGCATGGCGCATCACTTCTTCGACCTATCCTCCGCTCAAGCGGCTGTGCTAGGCACGGAGAGTGTGATGGGGGGCTGGACGGGTGCTAATTTGGAGGCACCTCGCACAGTCGAGGACACCACCGTCGTTGCCT
This genomic stretch from Leishmania donovani BPK282A1 complete genome, chromosome 36 harbors:
- a CDS encoding trypanothione synthetase-like protein, encoding MTVNVASEVSPLPYGEHQGSFRGVVACSNRDDGYFSGENNYVDTSIYTGFRYQCVEYARRFLLLTTGCVFANCGRASEIYAMDHITHVETGAQYTLHRHHNDGTATQKPAPGDIIVYPYHPELTPWGHVGVISFVDDNRVGIAEQNHYFGPFTSPNESYLDGERCVERYAMLTFDEATKTWHIREPGSMPSAAGWLSYPDAPTREQIHAPFTPLPCAIKVRSTPFDQDDHPFLTHYHLHNGFDIPSGCVRHAYGMRNGTAETLVGATSAAARVLRFTLHLLFRRGRLGPSFRALPTNPLNATLPEGAGASAEACREVDALFKVLAEKDVVNATETTPDRLRQAVATYFDIPIEWMMAMERDFAKGETHMAAVVSFYPNIETDSAALEAFRAARKRSGTWAAPAVGTVPRTTANASTPVAEEPLAVSYPATAEEFPVKNPHDEAWHVAKVNFGNARVMTELSQLNKVQQELTGTIALMTPSMRPFISTQYRMDFAGYLKVVEAVYGPRTSFTIVMSDDQPMDGLLRELVWTLQNLCELVEYPVRVVNEKDLTFVNGKLHATPSAVSPEAGSRTTNIAPSGAYDVNFVYALCEWPRILADREATHAALYLAAVDPASDVVFAKPLWSCLCSGAVNVSDDAERAHDSHSPRSTSVRFFDVCRRLYLLASPKQQPKTWDLEVSEYKDSCRRIHVDAETVPMHSPAHLNADSLMINLAGSCYMGHVGGTLSVESENTGVHAGHPASLMFMFPAD